The Kribbella sp. NBC_00662 nucleotide sequence TCCGTCCTGGCTCTCGGCGCTCTCACCTTGCGGTTCGACCCTGGCCGGCACGTCGACGCGCACGTGGCGGCCGGTCAGGACCGACTCCATCGCGCCGAGGATCACCACGAGGCCAGCTCCCCCGGCGTCGACGACGCCCGCGCGCCGCAGTACGTCCAGCTGTTCGGTGGTCTTGGTGAGGGCCTGCCGGGCGGAGGCGACGGCTGCCAGGCAGACGTCGGCGAGGGTCTTGCCGTCGTTCGCAGCCGTCATCGCGCCGGTGGCGGCGGCACGGGCGACGGTCAGCATCGTGCCCTCGACGGGCTGGGCGACCGCGCCGTACGCGGCGTCTGCGGCGTACTTGAGCGCGTCGGCGAAGGCGGCCGCCTCGCTCATCCGGGGATCCGCGAGTACGCCGTTCTCGCGGTCGCGCGGGAGGTTCTCGTCGAGGCGGAGGCCGCAGGCGCGGATCAGCTGGGAGGTGATGACGCCGGAGTTGCCGCGGGCGCCGAGCAGGGCGCCGCGGCCGAAGGCCTGGATCGCCTCGGTGAAGGTCAGCTCGCCCTTGGGCAGGGCGTCACAGGCGGCTTCCCAGGTCAGGTAGAGGTTCGTGCCGGTGTCGCCGTCCGGCACCGGGTACACGTTCAGTTCGTCGATCTCGGTCCGGGCCCGCGCCAGCTCCGCCAGCGCCGTCCGGGCCCAGGCGCGCAATACCTCGACGGTCAATTCCTCCACGCCCGGAAGGTTAGTACGGGTCCGTTTACCATGTGCTGTGCCTCGCTCCGTTCTGTTCTCGTTCGCGTCCGACAGTTACCGGTACGCGGTCCGCGAGATCCGGGAGGCGTTCCCGGGCGAGCACCGGTTCGAGCGCCTCGGAGCCGAGGTGGCCCGGCTGGCCGACACCGCGGTACCGGTCGAGGAGTTCGCGGCGGCGTGTGACGAAGGCCGCATCATGTTCGTCCGGCATCTGACCCGGGAGATCGCCGGCTACCCGCTGGACGACCTGCCGACCGAGTCCGAGCTCGCGACGACGCTGCTCGAGGAGATCTCGGCCCGGTCGGTCGCGGTGCAGACCTGGGTCGACGGCACCGGCAGCTCGTACCACCACCTGATCGTCGAGGCGTTGGCGAGCCGCGGGGTGACGAGCACCCGGTCCGGGCAGGACGTCGTCGTGTCGGGTGTCGTCGCCGGGAAGCAGTTGCTGATCGGCGTGAACCGGCTGGCGGACAGCTTGTCGGACTGGCCGGGTGGGCGGATGCGGCTGGCCCGTGGCGAGGAGCGGGTCTCGCGGTCGGAGTTCAAGCTGGAGGAGGCGATCGCGACCTTCGGGCTGGAGCTGCCGGCGGGCGGGAAGGCTGTCGACCTGGGCGCTTCGCCGGGCGGCTGGACGCGGATCCTGCGGCAGCACGGGCAGGAGGTGTGGTCGGTGGACCCTGGTTCGCTGGATCCGCGGTTGCGCGGCGATCGGCGGATCCATCACGAGGCGACGACCGCGGGCAGGTTCTTCGCGGCGAACCGGGTCCGGTTCGACGTGGTGGTCAACGACATGCGGATGGACCAGGTCATGAGCGCGCGGATGATGGTCGACGCGGCGGTTCAGCTACGCCGCGGCGGTCTGG carries:
- a CDS encoding SAM-dependent methyltransferase; protein product: MPRSVLFSFASDSYRYAVREIREAFPGEHRFERLGAEVARLADTAVPVEEFAAACDEGRIMFVRHLTREIAGYPLDDLPTESELATTLLEEISARSVAVQTWVDGTGSSYHHLIVEALASRGVTSTRSGQDVVVSGVVAGKQLLIGVNRLADSLSDWPGGRMRLARGEERVSRSEFKLEEAIATFGLELPAGGKAVDLGASPGGWTRILRQHGQEVWSVDPGSLDPRLRGDRRIHHEATTAGRFFAANRVRFDVVVNDMRMDQVMSARMMVDAAVQLRRGGLAIVTLKGGGKNPLDGARHAIDVLRERYDVLHARQLHHNRNEITVVARKHD